The proteins below are encoded in one region of Drosophila santomea strain STO CAGO 1482 chromosome 3R, Prin_Dsan_1.1, whole genome shotgun sequence:
- the LOC120453177 gene encoding cardioactive peptide, with product MRTSMRISLRLIALLACFICSQASLERENNEGPNMANHKLSGVIQWKYEKRPFCNAFTGCGRKRTYPSYPPFSLFKRNEVEEKPYNNEYLSEGLSDLIDINAEPAVENVQKQIMSQAKIFEAIKEASKEIFRQKNKQKMLQNEKELQQLEERESK from the exons ATGAGAACTTCCATGAGGATTTCCCTGAGGCTAATCGCTCTCCTGGCTTGTTTCATCTGCTCCCAGGCTTCGCTGGAAAGGGAGAACAACGAGGGCCCCAATATGGCGAAT CACAAGCTAAGTGGCGTTATACAGTGGAAGTACGAGAAGCGACCATTCTGCAATGCATTTACag GATGTGGACGGAAGCGAACGTATCCCTCGTATCCACCATTCTCGCTATTCAAACGCAATGAAGTCGAAGAGAAACCCTATAACAATGAGTACTTGTCTGAAGGTCTCAGTGATTTGATCGATATCAATGCCGAACCCGCTGTGGAAAATGTCCAAAAGCAAATCATGTCCCAAGCCAAAATCTTCGAGGCCATCAAAGAAGCCAGCAAGGAAATCTTCCGCCAGAAGAACAAGCagaaaatgttgcaaaatgaaaaggaGCTGCAACAGTTGGAGGAGCGCGAAAGCAAATGA
- the LOC120453632 gene encoding uncharacterized protein LOC120453632: MSEPAAQQQQSQNGKERSKSTEEKEVPREPALVLKDIDIKTELESLVKLLDGKIYKEEEVAMEELHQYLIEDDGSWALGDNFLIFVQRVLRDNQAFSPDTRIHLIRTLAYAALKDDVIIILHQDRRDHTLMNYAQDIDKQTPEEQQAWAMFMCNLFENLGPSEWLLYISEWDYNGQTISNIRVTTKVAVHCILSNCPQLKNIGSMILYNIAIKEVKTVVFDDIAVELAMAILQFFQSSPNEDQIFRTLKALVRFLEVSQDVPMIIQMIGPHPKQFAGKSERVDELIKIISRKVPA, from the exons ATGTCAGAGCCCGCAGCCCAACAACAGCAGTCCCAGAATGGCAAGGAGCGCTCCAAGTCCACGGAGGAGAAGGAAGTCCCACGCGAACCGGCGCTGGTCCTCAAAGACATTGAT ATAAAGACTGAGTTGGAGAGCCTAGTGAAGCTGCTGGATGGCAAGATCtacaaggaggaggaggtggccaTGGAGGAGCTGCATCAGTATCTAATCGAGGACGACGGCTCCTGGGCGCTGGGTGACAACTTTCTGATCTTCGTGCAGCGCGTCCTGCGTGACAATCAGGCCTTCTCCCCGGACACACGGATACACCTGATTCGCACGCTGGCCTATGCGGCGCTCAAAGATGATGTGATCATCATACTGCACCAGGATCGCAGGGATCACACACTGATGAACTACGCCCAGGACATTGACAAGCAGACGCccgaggagcagcaggccTGGGCCATGTTT ATGTGCAATCTCTTTGAGAACCTGGGTCCCTCCGAATGGCTGCTGTACATTTCCGAGTGGGACTACAATGGTCAGACCATCTCCAACATACGAGTGACCACCAAGGTGGCCGTCCACTGCATCCTATCCAATTGCCCGCAGCTGAAAAACATTGGCAGCATGATCCTGTACAACATTGCTATCAAGGAAGTGAAGACGGTG GTATTCGACGACATTGCCGTGGAGCTGGCCATGGCCATTCTTCAGTTCTTCCAGAGCAGTCCCAACGAAGACCAGATCTTCCGCACGTTGAAGGCACTCGTCCGCTTCCTCGAG gTCTCGCAAGACGTGCCAATGATCATTCAAATGATTGGACCGCATCCAAAACAATTCGCCGGCAAGAGCGAGCGTGTGGATGAGCTGATAAAGATCATTAGTCGCAAGGTGCCCGCCTAA
- the LOC120453633 gene encoding uncharacterized protein LOC120453633, which produces MSTTPKWYCRNKSQPMHTFAEIGKLGLELRRITKRIVIDVNSAIFSEHDTILEECERVVEQYWNLKDETKNADFQSLAKKIKRSPYNQLLMKKFHLIMDLNDRRFCQLTFVLKRTLSFLLRKSMQSEMWLNWALHITQLYNKCRKVEKPLVPVEVDKPPGDDDLEEEPKLSGKRKEEMPANVCSNMYPALLLALKSIDFGYVLQLVAQTRVEQNALDLVFGLFNMGEQDAWREQQNLESTSSSLEILRTLNISFAAGDYQPYCDSAQDYKSMQMQMAEESLQDHDRQSLRCKHTESFLQKERVFIAQLIAKATEISPTIFDNGKKGPVDMNAYIVKGLRLLWSYVGIILDHILLWWIDNPVSCYRLTHIDSIRSWLYHQSVNDIPEPVFSTLRGIGEILTGFVCNNIWDQLFRLTLISSNNTNRLVDVVAEQYRDCPKNEFGTPTGTVWISIFANLVNLSNQYFSNLEAHNNSSLLPVAEQIPILHRLDHSVHSMRLWVTEQAKLLCCEWKMDRFFQILEHDVKLCLNVFITFQLPKLTADLSDILMLVCVALRTKLIAEVNANIDKLKKTTDECVQILSAVCRVLSLANFTLCFPAASFWQREVYNNDEKSLYVGYVLDEIYLPTIRATKDIVILKLILKLICEAWLDFIYQKRIRFSVNGAVRLLNDFDDVREWILACSLLDEEQLDKLSNHEVLRMCKGVGKILLRKPEDVISITQSPKYDKKAQDASAQDTQLPSEMFVSNQKHWLQLRASGGNGFPFLKLCCGDVAM; this is translated from the exons ATGAGCACCACCCCGAAGTGGTACTGCCGCAACAAATCCCAGCCGATGCACACGTTCGCGGAAATCGGCAAATTGGGCCTGGAGCTGCGTCGGATTACCAAGCGCATTGTGATCGATGTCAACTCGGCGATTTTCAGTGAACAT GACACCATTTTGGAGGAGTGCGAGCGGGTGGTGGAGCAGTACTGGAACCTCAAGGACGAGACCAAAAATGCTGACTTCCAATCGCTCGCCAAGAAGATCAAGAGAAGTCCCTACAATCAGCTGCTGATGAAGAAGTTCCACTTGATAATGGATCTCAATGACAGACGTTTTTGCCAGCTCACCTTTGTGCTGAAGCGAACG TTGAGCTTCCTGCTCCGCAAGTCGATGCAATCGGAGATGTGGCTGAACTGGGCTTTGCACATCACCCAGTTGTACAACAAATGCCGCAAGGTGGAGAAGCCACTGGTTCCGGTCGAGGTGGATAAGCCACCGGGCGACGACGACCTAGAGGAGGAGCCCAAGCTGAGTGGCAAGAGGAAGGAGGAGATGCCCGCCAATGTGTGCAGCAATATGTATCCTGCTCTGCTCCTGGCGCTCAAATCCATTGACTTTGGCTACGTTTTGCAG TTGGTGGCGCAGACGCGGGTGGAGCAGAATGCCCTGGACTTGGTTTTTGGACTCTTCAACATGGGCGAGCAGGATGCCTGGCGGGAGCAGCAGAATCTGGAGTCCACCTCCTCCAGCCTGGAGATTCTGCGCACCCTAAACATATCCTTTGCCGCCGGCGATTATCAGCCGTATTGCGACTCCGCCCAGGATTACAAGTccatgcagatgcagatggcGGAGGAGAGTCTGCAGGATCATGATCGCCAGAGCCTGCGCTGCAAGCACACGGAGAGTTTTCTGCAGAAGGAGCGGGTGTTTATTGCCCAACTGATAGCCAAGGCCACGGAAATAAGTCCAACCATTTTCG ATAATGGCAAAAAAGGACCTGTGGATATGAACGCGTACATTGTGAAGGGTTTGCGACTGCTCTGGTCGTATGTGGGCATCATCTTGGATCACATACTGCTCTGGTGGATCGATAATCCCGTGTCCTGCTATCGCCTAACCCATATCGATTCCATACGCAGCTGGCTATATCATCAGAGTGTTAATG ATATTCCCGAGCCTGTTTTTTCAACACTTCGTGGAATTGGTGAAATCCTTACAGGATTCGTTTGCAACAACATATGGGATCAACTCTTCCGTCTCACCCTAATATCTTCCAATAATACCAATCGCTTGGTGGATGTGGTAGCTGAGCAATATCGCGATTGCCCAAAGAAT GAATTTGGCACCCCAACCGGCACTGTGTGGATCAGTATATTCGCCAACCTCGTTAATCTGAGCAACCAATATTTCTCCAATCTGGAGGCGCACAATAACTCCAGTCTGCTGCCAGTTGCTGAACAGATACCCATACTCCATCGGCTGG ACCATTCGGTGCATTCAATGCGCCTCTGGGTCACCGAGCAGGCGAAGCTCCTTTGCTGCGAGTGGAAAATGGACCGCTTCTTCCAGATCCTGGAGCACGATGTCAAGCTGTGCTTGAATGTCTTCATTACCTTCCAACTGCCCAAACTCACTGCCGACCTGAGCGACATACTGATGCTGGTTTGCGTTGCCCTGCGCACCAAGCTCATCGCCGAGGTCAACGCCAATATAGACAAGCTAAAG AAAACCACCGACGAGTGTGTTCAGATACTGTCCGCAGTTTGCCGAGTCCTCAGCCTGGCCAACTTTACGCTGTGTTTTCCAGCTGCCAGTTTCTGGCAACGCGAGGTGTACAACAACGATGAGAAGAGCCTCTATGTGGGCTATGTGCTGGACGAGATCTATCTGCCCACCATACGTGCCACCAAGGACATTGTCATACTCAAGCTGATCCTGAAGCTGATTTGTGAGGCCTGGCTGGACTTTATCTACCAGAAACGCATTCGTTTCAGTGTGAACGGAGCGGTTCGTTTGCTGAACGATTTCGACGATGTGCGTGAGTGGATCCTGGCCTGCAGCTTGTTGGATGAGGAGCAGCTGGATAAGCTGAGCAACCACGAGGTGCTGCGCATGTGCAAGGGTGTGGGCAAGATCCTGCTCCGAAAGCCCGAGGATGTGATCTCCATCACCCAGTCGCCCAAGTACGACAAGAAGGCGC AAGATGCCTCTGCCCAGGACACGCAGCTGCCTTCCGAGATGTTCGTCTCCAATCAGAAGCACTGGCTCCAACTGAGGGCCAGTGGAGGCAATGGGTTTCCGTTCCTGAAACTGTGCTGCGGCGATGTTGCAATGTAG
- the LOC120450820 gene encoding GPI ethanolamine phosphate transferase 1, with product MWSVQALVVHLLLLGSILSIYFQSTVLSDLEPLSSLRELGLEPPADRLVVFVVDGLRAQSVLADNCSSVPDLQELFIDQALVGISRACPPTVTRPGHIAIFGGFNEDPAAALTNFGWNPSTFDTVFNRSRNAIGWTQDVVAKIFTHLPTGGAPLRFKTFARSDISGRLRLDQWVFDKVRNYLTNEQNVQPLRNATSVVFFVYLADIDLAGHALTPYGSNFRGKLNYTQRGIRQTYELFESVFNDSRTAYLMTSDHGMSDAGLHGGGGDREVETPFILWGAGVKRSAPDPVQNFTASENGPTLPLYQLEQTQLAPLMSALIGLPPPMNNMALMPLGFLNTSVQYELQALHLNTMQLLAQARILIKRHEDGILYQCLPKFESLGTAEIEYYPQRMKYLVAQEHYDQAFKVSQQIAKVAQQCMEYYHGYYHLPLLVATTASYLLWFYLLLVRLTRESIQPKSERRGYFTWITLMMCLGGLALLELMILQRVPHLTAFYLLLPFGILILALAERPCQDNGLLCQFPVLHLVGIVVPGALLILMAFHKSHIGLLYFAVVCLNNRRAFFRPSLKLIFWLVLVILLSGILMVKQNSSLHFITDEIGAYIYNSHVVYFSMVLSVIRPLILGHQHAKRVWLINMAALLATAYGIYQWDADKPVCTYVYVACWSYLVFAFLSIPYSGTKELRCRLELITFNMLTVHIMLTTSIGSLFVQIMVTEFVLGLELYEESIRYSNLKDVNTEQDDNQGAEEHSPHERPVSPLEHLRQSYRYAALILLYFYVSFFGTGHWFFNFTFKAITSRLFFPQFQLHMIAAFILLKIFIPSIIVISSIYALVSFGRKHVRSIFICLFLMNDSMSLYFCYFVNNRGSWQKVRESLDRLLVSHVFIILLLVCSWIAKGFLANTKEEKPIPRAQVQTLTNDANLVQDSRV from the exons ATGTGGAGTGTTCAGGCCTTGGTGgtgcatctgctgctgctcggtTCCATTCTGAGCATCTACTTCCAATCGACCGTCTTGTCGGATCTGGAACCTTTGAGTAGCCTGCGCGAATTGGGCTTGGAACCGCCGGCGGATCGACTGGTGGTGTTTGTGGTCGATGGACTGAGGGCGCAATCTGTTTTGGCGGACAACTGCAGTTCGGTTCCTGACCTCCAGGAGCTGTTCATTGACCAGGCACTAGTTGGCATTTCGCGGGCGTGCCCGCCGACGGTTACCCGACCGGGACACATCGCCATCTTTGGCGGCTTCAATGAAGATCCTGCTGCGGCCCTCACCAACTTTGGCTGGAATCCGTCCACTTTTGATACCGTCTTCAATAGGAGCAGGAACGCCATTGGCTGGACGCAGGATGTGGTTGCCAAAATCTTCACTCACTTGCCCACCGGTGGAGCGCCACTGCGTTTCAAAACCTTCGCCAGGTCGGACATTTCGGGCAGACTCAGGTTGGATCAGTGGGTGTTCGATAAGGTGCGCAACTACCTGACCAATGAGCAAAATGTGCAGCCATTGCGAAATGCCACCTCGGTGGTCTTCTTTGTGTATCTAGCCGACATCGATCTCGCCGGACATGCCCTCACGCCCTACGGCTCGAACTTCCGGGGAAAGCTTAACTACACCCAAAGGGGCATCCGGCAGACCTATGAACTCTTCGAAAGCGTTTTCAATGACAGTCGCACCGCATACCTGATGACTTCCGATCATGGGATGAGTGATGCGG GTCTGCACGGTGGTGGCGGAGATCGCGAGGTGGAAACCCCTTTCATACTCTGGGGAGCTGGTGTTAAACGCTCGGCGCCGGATCCCGTCCAGAACTTCACGGCCAGTGAGAATGGTCCCACCCTGCCACTGTACCAGTTGGAACAGACGCAGCTGGCGCCACTTATGTCCGCTTTGATTGGCCTCCCTCCACCCATGAACAACATGGCCCTGATGCCACTTGGATTCCTGAACACCAGTGTTCAGTACGAGCTGCAGGCTCTCCACCTGAATACGATGCAGTTGCTGGCGCAGGCCAGGATTCTGATAAAGCGACATGAGGACGGTATTCTGTATCAGTGCCTGCCCAAATTTGAAAGTCTGGGCACGGCAGAGATAGAATACTATCCGCAGAGAATGAAGTATCTGGTGGCCCAGGAGCACTACGACCAGGCCTTTAAGGTGAGTCAGCAAATAGCCAAGGTAGCTCAGCAATGCATGGAATACTACCACGGGTACTATCACCTGCCCCTGCTGGTGGCCACCACTGCCTCCTACTTGTTGTGGTTCTACCTGCTGCTGGTGCGACTTACACGGGAGTCCATCCAGCCGAAATCGGAGCGTAGGGGCTACTTTACCTGGATCACTTTGATGATGTGCTTGGGCGGATTGGCGCTCCTGGAACTCATGATACTGCAGAGGGTGCCCCACTTGACCGCCTTCTATCTGCTTCTGCCCTTTGGTATCCTCATCCTGGCCCTGGCTGAACGACCCTGCCAAGACAATGGGCTACTATGCCAGTTCCCGGTCCTTCACCTGGTCGGGATCGTTGTACCCGGTGCTCTGCTGATCTTGATGGCCTTCCACAAGAGTCACATTGGGCTGCTCTACTTCGCGGTGGTGTGCCTCAATAATCGCAGAGCCTTCTTCAGACCCTCCTTGAAACTAATTTTCTGGCTTGTCCTTGTCATCCTGCTGAGTGGTATCCTGATGGTGAAGCAGAACTCTAGCCTGCACTTTATCACCGATGAGATTGGTGCTTACATTTATAACAGCCATGTGGTATACTTCAGTATGGTGCTATCCGTCATTCGTCCTCTGATCCTGGGACATCAACATGCCAAACGCGTTTGGCTCATCAACATGGCCGCCCTACTGGCCACTGCATACGGAATCTATCAGTGGGATGCGGATAAGCCAGTCTGCACCTATGTTTATGTGGCATGCTGGTCATACCTCGTCTTCGCCTTTCTATCAATCCCGTATAGTGGGACAAAGGAACTGAGGTGTCGCTTGGAGCTGATAACCTTCAATATGCTGACGGTGCACATAATGCTGACCACCTCCATCGGTTCGCTCTTCGTTCAGATCATGGTCACTGAGTTTGTGCTAGGCCTGGAGCTCTACGAAGAGAGCATCAGGTACTCAAATCTTAAGGATGTGAACACAGAGCAGGATGACAACCAAGGAGCAGAGGAGCACTCACCGCATGAGAGACCTGTGAGTCCGCTGGAGCACTTGAGGCAATCCTATCGCTATGCGGCACTGATTCTGCTGTACTTCTACGTATCCTTCTTTGGAACTGGCCACTGGTTCTTCAACTTCACATTCAAAGCCATTACATCGCGACTTTTCTTCCCACAATTCCAGCTGCACATGATTGCGGCTTTTATCCTGCTTAAGATATTCATACCATCAATCATCGTCATATCGAGCATATACGCCCTGGTATCCTTTGGCCGAAAGCATGTCCGGTCCATCTTCATCTGCCTGTTCCTGATGAACGACTCCATGAGCTTGTACTTCTGCTACTTTGTGAACAATCGAGGCTCCTGGCAAAAAGTGCGAGAATCCTTAGATCGCCTCCTGGTGTCCCACGTCTTTATCATCCTGCTGCTTGTTTGCTCCTGGATCGCCAAGGGTTTCCTTGCCAACACCAAGGAGGAGAAGCCTATACCCAGAGCACAGGTCCAGACGCTCACCAATGATGCCAACCTAGTTCAGGACAGTCGGGTTTAG